The genomic region ACGGCCGGGCAGGGGCATTGGCGGCCTGCTGAGTCCGCGCCGTCGGTCGGGAACGTCCATTGCCGCCAATCAGGGTGGCAGACAGCCCTCGGTTAACAGTCAGGTGCGAAAACCACTATCGAACATGGACGGCGCACCGAGGCCGGGCGCCGGACTGGAAGGGGCTTCCGGCAGCCAGAAGAAGCGCAGGAACCTGATTGAGCTGTTGCTTGGCGGTTGAAGGCCACAAGGTGGTTTTGCGGCAGCTCAGCCCTTTTCGACGATCTTGCCGAATTTCTTGAAGAATTCACCTGCAAGCTTTTTCGAGGTTGAATCGATCAGCCGGCTGCCAAGCTGCGCGATCTTGCCGCCCACATCGGCCTTTGCCTGGTAGCTCAGCAGCGTGGCATTGCCATCCTCTGTCAACGTCACATCCGCACCGCCCTTGGCAAAGCCGGCAATGCCGCCCTTGCCCTCGCCGACAATCGTGTAGGAATGGGGCGGGTTGAGATTTTGCAGCTCAACCTCGCCGTTGAATTTGGCTTTTACCGGGCCGATTTTCAACGTGACCGTGGCCGCCATCTCGGTGTCGGACTTTTTTTCCAGACTTTCACAGCCCGGAATGGAAGCTTTGAGAACTTCAGGATCGTTTAACGCCTCCCAGACCCGGTCGACGCTGGCCTTGATCCGCTGCTCACCCGACATTTTCATCCTGAATTCCTCCTGTACTCGGCGAAGCGATCATGTTTGATCTTGATAGTTGAACGAAAAATCGTGTCAATTCGAAGCAGACCGCGTCAAACCCTGTTGAAAGGCCGTATCTAACACAGAAACACGTCGCGCATGATCACTGAACACAGAAAGAGCCGAAGAAATGTCCGCCACTGACAAGCCGCAAGCCGGCAACCGTTTTTCGCAGATGTTGGCCGGGGAAATCGCCGGGCTGAAGGAGGCAGGCCTCTTCAAGAGCGAACGGGTGATTGTCTCGCCTCAGGCAGGCAGCGTGGAACTGGCGGGCGGGCGCCAGGTCATCAATCTGTGTGCCAACAACTACCTTGGCCTTTCCGGCAATCCCCAATTGGTGGAAGCAGGCAGGGCGGCGCTCGAAAAATACGGATACGGCATGTCCTCGGTTCGCTTCATCTGCGGCACCCAGGAAGAACACAAGGAGCTTGAAACCCGTATCGCATCCTTCCTGGGGATGGAGGATGCAATCCTCTACTCTTCCTGTTTTGATGCCAATACCGGGCTGTTCGAAACCCTGCTCGGCCCCGAAGATGCAATTGTCTCCGACGCTCTCAACCACGCGTCGATCATCGACGGCGTTCGCTTGTGCAAGGCAAAACGGTTGCGTTATGCCAATTCGGACATGGCCGATCTGGAGGCAAAGCTTGCCGAAGCCGCCGATTGCCGCTTCCGGCTGATCGCTACCGATGGCGTCTTCTCCATGGATGGTTACATCGCCCGGCTGGAAGAGATCTGCGATCTGGCCGAAAAGCATGATGCCATGGTGATGGTGGACGACAGCCATGCAGTAGGCTTCATGGGGGATCGCGGCCGCGGCACTCATGAACATTGCGGCGTCATGGGCCGTATCGATATCATTACCGGTACGCTTGGCAAGGCGTTGGGCGGGGCATCCGGCGGCTACACGGCAGCATCAGGGGAAATTGTCGAATGGCTGCGGCAGCGCTCCCGCCCCTATCTGTTTTCCAATACGCTTGCGCCGGTCATTGCGGCAACATCGCTTGCTGTGCTGGACATGCTGGAAAAGGACAATTCGCTTGTGCTGACCCTGCGCCGCAATTCAGAGCACTTCAGAAGCCGCATGTCGGCGGCGGGATTTGACCTTTTGCCGGGTTCACATCCAATCATTCCGGTGATGCTGGGCGATCCGAAAATTGCCCAGGAACTGGCTGCACGCCTTGACGAAAAGGGCGTCTATGTCACGGCCTTTTCCTATCCCGTCGTGCCCATGGGAAAGGATCGTATTCGCACCCAGATGTCGGCTGCCCACAGCCTGGAAGAACTTGATCAGGCGATTGATGCCTTTGTGGAAGCGGGGCGGGAAATGGGGATTATCTCATGACCAATGAAATGAAAGCCCTGGTCAAAAGCCGCCCCGAACCTGGCTTGTGGATGGAGACGGTGCCTGTTCCAGAACCCGGTCCCACCGATGTGCTGATCAAGGTCAGCAAGTCGGCGATCTGCGGTACCGACGTCCATATCTGGAACTGGGATGAGTGGGCCGCCTCAACCGTCCCGGTTCCGATGGTGACAGGCCATGAATTCTGCGGCAAGATCGCCGATCTTGGCAGCGCCGTCACCCGGTATGAGCAGGGTCAGCGCGTTTCGGGTGAAGGCCACATCGTCTGCGGCGTGTGCCGCAATTGCCGTGCCGGGCGCGGCCATTTGTGCCGGAACACGAAAGGGGTCGGGGTCAACCGGCCGGGCAGTTTTGCCGAATATGTCTGCCTGCCCCAGGACAATGTCGTTCCCATTCCCGATGATGTGCCCGACGAAATCGCCGCCATTTTCGATCCCTTCGGCAATGCGGTTCACACGGCACTGTCCTTCGATCTGGTTGGCGAGGATGTGCTGGTCACCGGTGCCGGACCCATCGGCATCATGGGAGCGCTGGTGGCGGCAAAAGCCGGCGCCCGAAAGGTGGTCATCACCGATATCAACGCCTACCGGCTGGATTTGGCGGAAAGGCTCGGTGTTCCCCATGTGGTCGATGCTTCCAGCGAAAACCTTGAAAGCGTCATGAAACGGATCGGCATGAAAGAGGGCTTTGATGTGGGTCTTGAAATGTCGGGCGCGCCGGCTGCCCTGCGCGACATGATCCACACCATGAACAATGGCGGCAAGGTCGCGCTGCTCGGCATTGCTCCCAAGGGATTTGAAATCGACTGGCACGAGGTGATCTTCAAGATGCTCAAGATCAAGGGTATCTATGGACGGGAGATGTTCGAAACCTGGTACAAGATGATCGCCCTGGTCCAGGGCGGGTTGGATTTGGCACCGCTGATCACCCACCGTCTGAACATAGATGCGTTTGAAGAGGGGTTTTCCGCCATGCGCTCAGGCGAGGCGGGCAAGGTAGTGCTCGACTGGAATTAAGGCGTGTCTTGCTTATCGTGAATGAAAAGGGCGGCTATCGTGCCGCCCTCATTTGTTTGTGACCTTGAAGAGCCGGGTCAGTACATGTGCTGGCCGCCATTGATCGAAATGGTCGACCCGGTAACAAACATGGAATCCTCCCGGCACAGGAACCAGACGGCTCTTGCGATCTCGCTGGCATCGCCGAGGCGGCCGACCGGAATGGTGCCGACGATCTTGTCAAGAATGTTCTGCGGGACAGCCGCAACCATGTCGGTTGCAACATAGCCCGGCGCCACCGTATTGGCCGTGATGTTGAACCTTGCACCCTCCTGGGCCAATGCCTTGGTCATGCCGATGACGCCCGCCTTGGCGGCGCAATAGTTGACCTGCCCGTATTGGCCAGCCTGCCCGTTGACCGAGGAAATATTGACGATGCGGCCAAAATTCTCTTCGACCATATGGGCCCAGGTTCCCTTGCACATGTTGAACACCGAAGTCAGGTTTGTCTGGATAACATTCATCCAGTCGTCGTAACTCATGCGCTTCAGCGTTCCGTCGCGGGTGATGCCTGCATTGTTGACCAGCACGGTCGGATTGCCGTGAGAAGCCGAAATTGCCTCGATCGCTTCCTGGCAGGCGTCGAAATCGGCAACGTCCCATTTTCGGGTTTCGATACCGGTTTCCTCTGAAAACTTTGCGGCGGCTTCCTCATTGCCGGCATATCCGGCAACCACGTCATAGCCCTCCTCCTTCAAAAGTTCGCAGATACCGCGTCCGATACCACGTGTTCCTCCTGTCACGACTGCCGTGCGTTTTTTCATGGCTCTCCCTTTCTTGCATTAACACGATAAGGCGAACTCCTCCCGCCCATCATCTCCATACAACATGAAGATGATGGCAAGATACAAGACAATTGTAGGGTTGAGTGTCCCCGTTGCGATCGGAGCAAGGCACCAAACGGCGAATGGGGGGACCGGTCCGCCGGCAACCGGCAGCCGGCAAATCAGCTATGCTTGCCGATGAACTCCAGCACGACCGGGCGGATGTTCTCATGCCAGGCCCTGCCTGAAAAGATACCGTAATGGCCGGCATCCGGTTCCAGGTGATGTGCCTTCATCGCATCGGGCAGCCCCGTGAGAACATCAAGCGCGGCAGCACATTGCCCGGGGGCGGAAATGTCGTCCCGTCCGCCTTCGACGATCTTCGTTGGAACTGAGGTGATTTTCGTCAGATCAACCTTCTTGCCGTCAATGGCAAAATCGTTTCTGGCGATTTCACGCGTCTTGAAGATGCGCTCCACGGTGGAAAGGTAAAACTCGGCCGGCATGTCCATGACCGCCAGGTATTCGTCATAGAATGTATTATGGCGATCCAGATCGCCCGCCTCATCGCGAACCGTGCGGATGATCTGGTTGGCAAATGCCTTCGCATGCTTGTCCCAGTTCATCGCCATGAACGAGAAAAGCTGCATGCTGCCGGGATAAACCTTGCGCCCCACGCCGGGATGATTGAGGCCGACCGTTTGGATGACGGAATGTTCGAGCTGGCCCATGGTAACCCGGCGGCCGAAGTCGGTTACCTCGGTGCGGTTGGCATCGGGATCGACCGGTCCGCCGATCAGCGTCATCGAGGCGGGCTGCGCGTCAGGTTCGTTTTCGGCAAGCCATGCGACAGCAGCCAGGGTCAGGGGGACAGGCTGGCAAACGGCGATCACGTGGGTTCTGGATCCGGCTACCTTGAAAAACTCCACCAGATGCTTGGTAAAGTCTTCCACATCGAACTTGCCCTTTGACACGGGCACGTTGCGTGCATTGCGCCATTCGGTAATCAGTACGTCGCAATCGGGTAGCAGGCTGACGACGGTATTGCGCAGCAGCGTGGCATAATGGCCGGACATCGGGGCGATCAAAAGCACTTTGGGACGGCTTTTGGCCGGGCGTTTGACCTTGAATTCCAGCAACCGGCCGAAGGAGAGTTCCATTACGGTTTCGACCGAAACCAGACAGTCCCTTCCGCCGCTTACAACGGAAGCAATGCCCCAGTCCGGCTTTACGGTAAGGCGCTGGAATGCCCGCTCGCTTACTTCGCCCCAGGCGGCAAATGCCGCCGGCAATGGATTGGAAGACAGTCCGAAAACTGGATTTTTCCAGAAGGTCTTTGCCGTTGCGGCCACCCAGAGGCTGGCCAGGCGCGCCGATTCCGTGGCGTCATAGGCGGTATAGGTATACGGGTTGGCCATTAAATGCCCCTTTAGTTGGCTTGAAGCGGATGTGAATCAACCCTACAAACATCCGCAGGGTTGTACCCTTGGGCGGTTGCAAGGGCAAGCTATCCTTAAGTGGGTGGATAAACGGCCAGAATCAACAGCAGGCTAAAGCCTGCAACGGAAGGCGATCATGGAAAAGTCTGCATACGATCCACAGGTCCTCAAGGGCAATCTGGACAAACTTGAAGACCTGACGGTTCGCCTGGTAAATGCCATCGCCAACCGGCGCGAGAGCGACCCCGCAATGCAGGGGCCCGGCTATAATCTCTATGCCAAGGCCGCGGCCGCCTATTATGCCGAGATGATGGCGCGGCCGGAAAAGATCATCGAGCAACAGGTGCAGTTCTGGCGGAAGAGCCTGGAAAATTTTTCCAACGCCCAGACGCTTCTTAATGAAGACGAGCAGAAAGAGCCTGCGGCAAAGAAGGGGCCGGGCGACCGGCGCTTCAAGAATCCTCTGTGGGCCAGCAATCCCTATTTCAATTTTGTCCGTGACCAGTATCTGCTTTCCACCGAGATGATCGACCAGACCGTTACCGGGCTGGAGGAAATCGACGACAAGGAAAAGAGGCGGGTTCAGTTTTTCGCCCGTCAGCTGGTGGATTTGTTTTCGCCGTCCAATTTTTTCGGGACCAATCCCGATGCCCTGGAAAAAGCGCTGGAAACCAACGGCCAGTCGCTGGTTGACGGTCTTGCCAATCTGGTGCGCGATCTCGAGGCCAATGATGGTGAGCTTTCGGTCACGCTGGCCGATCCAAAGGCATTCGAAGTGGGTGGCAACATTGCGACCAGCCCGGGTGACGTTGTTTTCCGCAACCGGATGTTTGAGCTGATCCAGTATGCGCCGGCAACAAAGGAGGTCCACAAGACCCCCCTGGTCATTTTCCCGCCCTGGATCAACAAGTTTTACATTCTCGACCTGAAGGAGAAAAACAGCTTCATCCGCTATGCGGTCTCTCAGGGCTATACGGTATTCGTCGTATCCTGGGTCAATCCCGATGAAAATTATCGCGATGTGGGCATCGACACCTATGTCGAGGAAGGCGCCCTTGCCGCCATCAATGCAGTTCAGGACATTACCGGCAGCAAGAAGGTCAATGCCATCGGCTATTGTATCGGCGGCACCCTTCTGACGATTACCCTGGCGCTGATGGCTGCAAATGGCGACGACAGGGTAAAAAGCGCTACTTTCTTCACCACGCTCACCGACTTCTCCGAGGCCGGCGATCTCGGTGTCTTCATTGACGAGGATTTTCTTACGGCAATCGAGACCGAGGTGGACAAGCGCGGCTTCCTCGACAGTTTTTACATGTCCAAGACATTCTCCTATTTACGGGCCAACGATCTGGTCTACGGTCCTGCGGTACGGTCCTACATGATGGGAGAAGCGCCTCCGGCCTTTGACCTCCTGTTCTGGAATGGCGATTCCACCAATCTCCCTGCCCGCATGGCGAAGGAGTATCTGCGCCACCTCTACGCTGAAAACAAGCTCATCAAGGGCGAGTTCGAAGTCAACGGCACCGTCATAGACATGTCGAAGATCGATTTGCCGATTTATGTGGTGGCAACGGAATCCGACCACATAGCGCCGTGGAAATCCTCCTTTACGGGCCTGTCCACCACGTCGGGCGAAAAACAGATGGTGCTTTCCGAAAGCGGTCATATTGCCGGCATCGTCAACCCGCCGGAAGCCGGCAAATATGGCTATTGGCTCAATGATGAAGCCTGCACGGATCCGGACGAGTGGCACAAGGCGGCCGAACATCATGACGGAAGCTGGTGGCCGCACTGGTCAAACTGGCTTTCTGAACGGTCCGGCAAGATGGTTGAGGCCCGCCAGCCAGGCAGCAAATCCCACCCTTCCCTGGCTCCCGCGCCGGGAACCTATGTGGTCGCCGAGCGGAAAAAGTAATTAATTCATAGGCTTATAATTTTTTTGCCGCGCTGCAGCATTTTTTCCTTGAAATGCTGCAGCGCGGCATGTATATATCTGTTGCACAAGGCGCAGAAAGCGCTGACTGATTAATCGAATTCTGACATTCGGACATAAAGGTTCCTCCCATGACCAAGACCATCGACTACACCAAAACCTTCCAGGACATGTTTGCCGGCAAATTCGCTGACGTGAACGCTGTTAACGACCTGGTTCGCGACGCCGCTGAATTCGGCGCCAAATTCAACAAAATCGCTCTCGACGCAGCTGAGAAAAACGTCGAACTGTCCAACGCATGGATGAAAGACAGCCTTGGCAAATACGGCGCTTTCACCAAGGTTCAGTCCGAGCCTGCTGAATATGCAAAAGTTGCTGCTGATGTCGCTTCTGCCCAGGCGCAGGCTGCTCCTGAGCACTTCGCCAAATTTGCCGAAGTAGCAAAATCCGCGCAGATGGCAACGGTTGAGCTGGTAATGGCTGCCGGTAAAGAATTCCAGGCTGATGCCGTTAAAGCTGCCAAGTCGGCTGTAAAGGCTGCCTAACCGGCCTTTGAAATAAGAGATTTACTTCTCCTCCCAACCGCTTTTTCGCGGTTTCTTGAGCGGGTCCCTGACCCGCTCTTTTTTGTTGGAGCAGCAAATCAGCCGATTTTTTTCTGTACCAGCCAGATCAAAGGCCTATAGTTCTTAAGATTGCTTGGGAGTGCGATGTGAGCAAAAGAAGCAAGCCGGACGGCGAACCAATCGTTATCAAGCGTTATGCAAGCCGGAAACTGTACGATGCTGACGCAAAGGTTTACGTCACTCTCGAGGACATAGCACGCTATATACGCGAAGGCCGGGAAGTCCAGATTATCGACAAGGGCACCGGCGAAGACCTGACCCGTCAATATCTGGTTCAGATTATCGCCGACTTCGAAAGCCAGGGCGAAAGTGCGCTGCCGCTCAATATCCTGACCGACCTCGTACGCCATTATCAGGAACAGGCAAACTCAGTCACCAGCACCTTTGCCGGGGCCATGACCCCCGCATTTCTGGGTCAGATGTTCGAAGCATACAAGGAACAGCAGGAAAAGGCGCTCAGCGAACTGGGCGAACTTGGCGGCAAGGCAATGGACCCGGAGAAGATGATGGGTACCATGAACGATACCATGCGCGACTGGCAGGAAAAGCAGAGTGAGTTTTTCTCTCAAGCCATGGCCCAATGGGGTTTTGGCCTGCCGCAGCAAAGCCCCGCCGGCGAACGCGAAACTGAAGGCGAGTCCGGCCCCCCGCCGGAACCGGCTCAAAAGGAAGCCAAGATCAAGGCCATTGAGGAAAATCTGGAAGCGCTGCAGGAGCAGCTCAAAAAACTTCGCTAGATGTTAAGCCTTCTGGGCTGCCCGCCTCCTTGCAGCCTGCCATATCCTCCAATTTGCCTGAGCTGCAATACTACCCGAAAATTTGATTGAGTGAAGCGGAAGGCAGGGTATGGACCCAAGCGTGCCTGCCGTGCTTTAAGCAGCAAAACCGCTGTGGCTGCCATGGGTTGCCGTATGCGGTATTTTTGAGGCCTGTAACGCACATCGTGCACAAGCGCTATTGGAGACCGGCATGCGTGAAGAACGCCAATTCTACATTAATGGCAAATGGACTGATCCAGTCGAAGGCACGGACTTTGCGGTAATCGACCCATCAACGGAAGAAGCGTGCGCAACGATTTCGCTCGGCGGCAAGGCGGATGCTGAAGCGGCGATTTCTGCAGCAAAAGCGACCTTTCCCAAATGGTCGCTTTCCAGCAAGCAGGAACGGCTCGATCTTCTACGCAGCATTCTGGAAGCCTATACCCGCAACAGGGATGCCATGGGCGAAGCAATCTCGCAGGAAATGGGTGCGCCCATCGATATGGCCCTGGCCGCCCAGTTCGGCGCCGGATTTGAGCACATCCACGATTTTATCAATACGCTGGAAGCTTTCGAGTTCGAAGAGGAAAAACAGCCCGGCACGGAGAACGACCGGATCCTGCACGAGCCGGTGGGCGTCTGCGGCCTGATCACCCCGTGGAACTGGCCAATGAACCAGATTACCCTCAAGGTGATCCCGGCTCTTGCGGCAGGCTGCACCATGGTGCTCAAGCCCTCCGAGCAATCGCCCCTTTCGGCCATTCTTTTCTCCAGAATACTGGATGAAGCGGGCGTTCCCGCCGGGGTTTACAACATGGTCAATGGCGACGGTCCTGGCGTGGGGACCGTGCTTTCAGGCCATCCCGACATTGACCTGGTTTCCTTTACCGGCTCCACCCGCGCCGGTATTGCCATTTCAAAGAACGCTGCAGACACCATCAAGCGCGTTTCCCTGGAGCTTGGCGGCAAGGGCGCCAATATCGTGTTTGCCGATGCGGACGAAAAGGCGGTCAAACGCGGCGTTCTGCATTGCTTCAACAATTCCGGTCAGTCCTGTAATGCGCCCACCCGCATGCTGGTCGAGCGTTCGCGTTATGATGAGGCTGTCGAGCAGGCCCGCGAAACAGCCGAGAAAATGACGGTGGATGTTGCTTCCAAATCTGGCCGCCACATCGGCCCGGTGGTCAATGAGGCGCAGTTCAACAAAATTCAGGGCCTGATCGAGGCAGGCATCAAGGAAGGTGCCCGGCTTGTCGCAGGCGGCATTGGCCGCCCCGAAGGCCTCAATCGTGGCTTCTTCGTCCGCCCGACCGTGTTTGCAGACTGCACCAACGACATGACCGTCATGCGTGAGGAAATATTCGGTCCGGTTCTTTCCATGATGCCGTTTGACAATGAAGAGGAAGCGATCGCCATTGCCAACGACACGCCATACGGATTGACCAATTACGTGCAGACCGGGGACGGCGCCAAGGCAAACCGTGTGGCCCGCCAGCTTCGCTCTGGCATGGTGGACATGAACGGCAAGTTCCGTTCCTCCCCGTCACCTTTTGGGGGCTACAAGCAGTCCGGCAATGGCCGTGAAGGCGGCCGCTGGGGTCTGGAGGAATTCCTCGAAATCAAGGCAGTTGGCGGCTGGGCACCCGGCAAATAGGCCGCAGACTGTCAGGATCGCAACGGGAGCCGGAATCAATGCGCAAACCTGCAATTCTTGTCTTCGCCGGTTCAATCCGGTCAGGCGCCTACAGCCAGCAGGCTGCCGATGCCTATTGGGCGCAACTGGCGGTGATGGAAGGTGAGGTAACCCGCATTACGCTGGCCGACTACCCGTTGCCGATCATGGATGAGGATCTGGAAGCGGAAAAGGGCATTCCCGAAAACGCCGTCAAACTGGCCCGCCTGTTTGACCACCACGATGCGGTTGTCATCGTAACGCCGGAATACAATGGCTCGCTGCCGCCGCTTTTGAAAAATGCCATCGACTGGGTAAGCAGGGTCTCGGCCGATGGCGAAAAACCGCTTTCACCCTACAAGGACAAGCTGGCACTGATCGGTTCTTCTTCGCCCGGTGCCATGGGCGGGTACTCCGCCCTTACCCATCTAAGACACATTCTGGTGCGCCTTGGCATGCAGGTCCTGTCGGAACAGATGGCCCTTGGCCGGGCAAAAGCCGCGTTTGACGACATGGGCCGGCTCTCCGGTGAACGGGAAGCCCGCATGCTGGAAAATGCCTGCCGTTCGCTGATCGAAAAAGCTACCTTGCTCAGCCGGGTATAAACCGTACGAAAGGCCGCTTCATGCCGGTATCGGATAGTCTTCGCTCCAGACTGATCGTGGCGCTGGATGTGCCGGATGTTGCACAGGCTCAACAGGTGGTAAGCGCGCTTGATGGCGAGGTTCACTTCTTCAAGATCGGGTATCAGCTTGTCTTTGCCGGCGGGCTTGAACTTGCCCGTGAATTGAAGCGTGAAGGCTTCAGGGTCTTTCTGGACATGAAACTTCTCGACATCGACAACACCGTCGAAAAGGGCGTTGCCAACATCGCCGCCATGGGTTTCGACATGCTTACGCTGCATGCCTATCCCAAGACCATGCGCGCAGCGGTCAGGGCAGCACAGGGTTCGGACTTGTGCCTGTTGGGCGTGACAGTCCTGACTTCGATGGACGACGATGATCTTACCGCCGCCGGATACGGTACTTCCGCCAAAGAACTGGTAATGACCCGTGCGAAGGACGCTGCCGCTGCTGGCATGGGCGGCGTCGTTGCCTCGGCGCTTGAAGCCCGGGCCATCCGCCGGGAAATCGGCCCGGATATGGCGCTGGTAACCCCCGGAATTCGCCCCGCAGGCGCCGAGGCCGGGGACCAGAAACGGGTCATGACGCCCGCCAGGGCGATTGCCGCAGGCGCCTCGCATCTGGTGGTGGGCCGCCCGATTGTTGCTGCTGCAGACCGCAAGCAGGCGGCAAGGAACATACTTCAGGAAATGGCAGAAGCTGCTGCCTGATCTTGGTACATCACCATAACATTCTGATTTAGAACAGTTTTATTTGAATTGCGAAATCGTAATCTGTCGGCAATCTGTATCTTCCTTGAAAGCGGGTGTTGAAATTCTTACGTAACAGGAGCGGCGGATTGTCCACCGTGTCCGGCGGAAGGGTTCCGTCATCCATTGTTGAGAGGGCCAACACATATGAACACCAGCCAATCAAGCAGTGCCCCCTATCGGGGTCATCACAACGCCTGGATACGTCCGGCATGGACCCCGATCACGATCGCCATGATGATCGTCGGTTTCATGATTTTCTGGCCGCTCGGCCTCGCCATGCTGGCCTATATTCTGTGGGGCGACCGGCTTGAAGAATTCAAATCCGGCGTAAACCGCACCACGGACGGTTTTGCACGGAACTGGTCCTGCGGCCGCGGTCCCCGTTCCAGCACCGGCAATGTCGCTTTTGACGACTGGCGCAATGCTGAAATCGAGCGTCTGCGTGAGGAGCGCCGCAAGCTGGAAGAAATGCGTGCCGAGTTCGAGGCCCATCTTCGTGAGTTGCGCCGCGCCAAGGACCAGGATGAATTCGACGCCTTCATGTCTGCCTACAAGCGCAAGACCGGCAAAAAGGAAGGTGACGGCAAAGCGTCGAAATCGCGCCGCAAATCGGTTCCCGATAGCTGATTGCTCATCGGCAGAACAAACACCATGCAACGGGGTCCGCCGGACCCCGTTTTGCTGTCTGCCCCAGGAAGAAGAGTTTACCGGCTTTGTCTTGACCTGTATTTTCGGCTGCCTTTGCATTTGACCAGCGGAATCAGATAAAGAGCCACCATGGCAAACCGCCTGCTATCCAGATTTTCCCGCAGCGGCGAACCCCGCAACCGCGACCGGCATGTCGAGATCGACGGCTGGATGCTTCCGGTGCGTGTCATCGAACACCCCACATCACGGCGCATTACCCTGCGCCTGATGCC from Salaquimonas pukyongi harbors:
- a CDS encoding DUF2852 domain-containing protein, with protein sequence MNTSQSSSAPYRGHHNAWIRPAWTPITIAMMIVGFMIFWPLGLAMLAYILWGDRLEEFKSGVNRTTDGFARNWSCGRGPRSSTGNVAFDDWRNAEIERLREERRKLEEMRAEFEAHLRELRRAKDQDEFDAFMSAYKRKTGKKEGDGKASKSRRKSVPDS
- a CDS encoding NADPH-dependent FMN reductase: MRKPAILVFAGSIRSGAYSQQAADAYWAQLAVMEGEVTRITLADYPLPIMDEDLEAEKGIPENAVKLARLFDHHDAVVIVTPEYNGSLPPLLKNAIDWVSRVSADGEKPLSPYKDKLALIGSSSPGAMGGYSALTHLRHILVRLGMQVLSEQMALGRAKAAFDDMGRLSGEREARMLENACRSLIEKATLLSRV
- the pyrF gene encoding orotidine-5'-phosphate decarboxylase, producing MPVSDSLRSRLIVALDVPDVAQAQQVVSALDGEVHFFKIGYQLVFAGGLELARELKREGFRVFLDMKLLDIDNTVEKGVANIAAMGFDMLTLHAYPKTMRAAVRAAQGSDLCLLGVTVLTSMDDDDLTAAGYGTSAKELVMTRAKDAAAAGMGGVVASALEARAIRREIGPDMALVTPGIRPAGAEAGDQKRVMTPARAIAAGASHLVVGRPIVAAADRKQAARNILQEMAEAAA